TTGTATGGTATTTTTTGATTGACTCATTTCTCTTTCGATTCGTAACGACACTCCAAAGAGGAGTTTATAAGAAACGGTAGATGACCGCCGCCACAACGACACCGAGAATGCTTGCGATGGTGATCTTCACCTTCAGGCCGAATGTGAGCACCAGAAGTCCCAGATTCAGGACCACCGGCTCATCCAGACCAAAGGACTGACCGTAAGAAAGCCAGCCCAGGGCCGGCACTCCTTCTGCAAGTACACTGATAAAGCCACCCAGCACCATTCCCGCAAGAACCAGCAGGAAGAGGGCCCAGGAATTCTTCCCCTTTGTAACCTTCATATGTACTCCTCCTCATCAAACCTCTTAAAAAACTCAATACATTCTACCACATTTCAGAAAAAGTGTATAGCCTTATGTCATTAAAAATATCTTAAACTTTAAGGGATTTGTCGAATGGTTCATAACTTTGTCCGATGGCTGCCGCCACCTTCAGCCCGTCCATGGCGGCGGATGTGATCCCGCCTGCGTATCCGGCTCCCTCCCCGCAGGGATAGACGCCGCCGACTGCGGATTCCAGAAGGGTTTTGTCCCGCAGGATCCGCACTGGGGACGAGGTCCGGCTCTCCACACCTGCCAGAACCACATCCGCTCCCGCAAAGCCCGGGATCTTCCGGTCAAAAGAAACCATGGCTTCTTCTATGGAATCCCCGATCACTGCAGGAAAGATGGGTCGTATATTGGTCCAGGCATAATCTCCCTTCATCTGGGGACAGATCTCTCCGGGACCTTTGGAAGGCTGGTTCCTGCAATAATCCTGGAACCGCTGTACCGGGATCCTGCCCTCTCCTGCCTTCCAGGCAGCTTCTTCCAGCGCCCGCTGAAACGCCACCCCGGCAAGAGGTCCTTCTCCGGGATAATCTTCCGGATGCACAGTGACGATCACTGCGCTGTTGGCGTTTTCACCGCTCCGTCCGCTGTAGCTCATACCGTTGACAGCCAGGTGTCCGGGCTCGGAAGAGGCGTTGACCACATAGCCGCCGGGACACATACAGAAGGTATATCCCCCTCTTCCATTATCCAGATTGGCGGTCAGCTTATAAGCGGCAGCCGGAAGAGCCCTGACAGTTTCTGGCTTCGCGCATTCTCCGTACTGGCTGGCATCGATCATGGCCTGGGGGTGCTGAACCCGCACGCCCACAGCAAAGGATTTGGCTTCCATGGGGAACCTCTGACTCTCCAGCATGGCGAAGGTGTCCCTGGCGCTGTGGCCAATGGCCAGGATCAGAAGATCTGTCTTCAGGATCTCCTTCTCACCCGGCTTATTTACAGCCTCCATCTCAACCGCCTGTACATGACGGCCGGATTCACCTTCTTCCCGGGTGAGGATTCCGGTCATCTTCGTGTAGAACCGGAACTCTCCGCCCAGATCCTGGATCTCTTCCCGCAGGGAGCGGACCACCTGGATCAGTTTGTCTGTCCCCACATGGGGCTTGCTGTCGTACAGGATCTCCTCCGGCGCGCCATGGGACGCAAACAGACGCAGGACTTCTCTCCCCCGTCCGTCCGGGTCATGGACCAGAGTATTCAGTTTTCCGTCGGAAAATGTACCGGCGCCCCCTTCTCCGAACTGTACATTGGATTCCGGGCAAAGAGCTCCTGTCCGCCAGAATTCTTCCACGTCTTTCTTCCGTTCCTCCACCGGGGCTCCCCGCTCCAGAAGAATGGGGCGATATCCCATCCTGGCCAGGGCGTAGCCGCAGAAAAGCCCGGCAGGACCTGTGCCCACGATCACCGGACGATGGGAAAGCTTCTCTGTGCCGGTAACCTGATAGGCGTAATCAGGCAGCGGGGCGCGGAACGTGATCTGACCGTTCTTCTGGAAATGCTTTCTAAGGGCTTTCTCCCCCTCCACCTCTGCCTCTGCGGTGTAGACATAGAAAAGCTCCGGCTTGCGGCGGGCGTCCAGAGAACGCTTAAGGATCCGGAAGGCGCGGACCCTCTTCTCAGGGATATGGAGGATCTTGCAGAATTTTTTCTTCACATCTGTCTCTTTGTGGGGAATCTTCAGTTTGATCTGCTGGATCTGTATCATAAGAACAATCTCCTTACATCAAAATCACAAGTCCAGTATAATTCATATTTCCAGAACAGACAAGTTTTCCTGTGGAAGGTTCTTTGAAACACGAGTTATAGGCATACATCTATAATTGTTATATCCGTATAAATATTGGATTATATTTTCTCCCAGGCCTATACTGAAAGCAGAAAAGAAAGGGAGGGTTATCATGGATAAGAGAACAGATTACCGGACAGAAAAAGATTCTATTGGAGAAAAGAAGGTCCCTGAGGACGTTTACTACGGCGTACAGAGCCTGCGGGCGGCAGAGAATTTCCATATCACCGGGCTTAACATGCACCCGGAGATCATCAACAGCCTGGCCTATATCAAGAAGGCGGCTGCCATCACCAACTGCGAGATCGGAATCCTGGACAAGGACCGGGCCACTGCTATCGTCCAGGCCTGCGATGAGATCATCGAAGGGAAATTTCACAAGGATTTTATCGTTGACCCCATCCAGGGAGGCGCCGGCACGTCCCTTAATATGAACGCCAACGAAGTGATCGCCAACCGGGCTATTGAGATCCTGGGCGGGAAGAAGGGAGACTATTCTGTAGTGAATCCCAACGATCATGTGAACTGCGGCCAGTCCACCAACGACGTGATCCCAACCGCCGGAAAGATGACTTCTCTCCGACTTCTAAAAGTCCTGAAAGAGGAACTGCTGCGGCTTCACAAGACATTTGCCCAGAAAGCAGAGGAATTCGACCATGTGATCAAGATCGGGCGCACCCAGATGCAGGACGCTGTTCCCATCCGTCTGGGGCAGGAATTCCACGCCTACTCTGTGGCGGTGCTGCGGGATATCAACCGGATGGACAAAGCCATGGACGAGATGCGCTCCCTCAACATGGGCGGAACTGCCATCGGCACCGGGATCAATGCAGACAAAGCTTACCTGAACCGGATCGTCCCCAATCTGGTGGAAGTGTCCGGGATGGACTTCGTTCAGGCTTTCGACCTCATCGACGCTACCCAGAACCTGGATCCCTTCGTAGCGGTATCCGGCGCCATCAAGGCCTGCGCCGTGACCCTGTCCAAGATCGCCAACGATCTGCGGCTGATGTCATCGGGTCCAAGAGCCGGATTCGGCGAGATCAATCTCCCGCCCAAACAAAACGGCTCCTCCATCATGCCGGGGAAGGTCAATCCGGTGATCCCGGAGGTGGTAAACCAGGTGGCATTCAACGTGATCGGCAACGACATCACCATTACCATGGCAGCAGAAGCCGGGCAGCTGGAATTAAACGCCTTCGAGCCTATCATCTTCTACTGTATGTTCCAGTCCATTGATACCCTGGCCTATGCAGTCCGCACCTTTGTGGACAACTGCGTATCCGGGATCACAGCCAATGAAGAGCGCTGTGAAGAGCTGGCGGAGAACAGCATCGGCCTGATCACCGCGCTCTCTCCTCACGTGGGGTATCAAAAGGCCGCCGATATTGCAAAAAAGGCGCTGAAAACCGGCAAATCTGTCCGTTCCCTGATCCTGGAAGAGGATCTGATGAGCAAAGAGGAGCTGGACTGTATCCTGAATCCGGTCAACATGACGGAGCCAGGGATCTCCGGGAAAAATTTCCTGGGGAAATCATAACTGTGCTGCATGCATCCCTGCCAGATACCCGCTGCTCCAGGCCCACTGCAGGTTATAGCCGCCGCATTCCCCGTCTACATCCAGGATCTCTCCCGCAAGATAAAGACCGTTTACACACCGGGATTCCATGGTTGTCTCATTGATCTCTGTAAGAGGGATCCCGCCTGCGCACACCTGGGCATTGTCGAACCCGTTTGTGTCAGAGATCTTCAGGAAAACGGACTTGCAGATCCGGGCAAACCGGGGAAATGCATCCGGTTCCAGCTCTCCCACCGGCAGATCCTTTTTGATCCGGGCAATGGACAGAAGCGCCGGGATCAGTTTCTCAGGGAAGATCCCGATCAGGAAATCTCCTGCTGCCACGGCTTCTCTTCCCTCCGCTCTTTTCTTTAGAAATGAACAGAACTTTTCTTCCTCCATCCAGGGAACCAGATCCACTACTACCTGGGCCGGTTCGCCCTGTGCAAGAGCAAGCGCGATATGGCGGCTGATCTGGAACACCGGGATCCCGGAGATACCATAAGAAGTGATCTGCAGTTCTCCCTGATCGCCGGCCATTTCTCTCCCACCGCAGATAGCCGTCACCTTTCCCTCCACACGCACGCCGGAGGCCTTGGAGAGGGGATGGGGCTTTGCCTTAAGCTGCACCAGGGCCGGGACCACCGGAAGCAGGCTGTGGCCAAGAGAACGGGCAAGCTCGTATCCACTTCCGTCAGAGCCAAGGGCAGCAGCCGCTTTGCCTCCTGTAGCCAGGATCACCCGGTCTGCCAGGAACTGTTTCCCGGAACCGCGGATGACAAAACCATCTTCTGCTTTTTGGATCTCATCCACATGGATCCCGGAGTGTACCTGGATCCTCCGCCGCTTCAGTTCCAGCTCCATAAGGATGCGCACGGCGGCCGCCTGGTCGGATTGGGGATAGATATAGCCATTCCGGGACTTTGTCTGCAGTCCAAGTCCATGGAAAAAGGAAAGGGTTTCCTCCAGACCGAAGGCATTCAGTACGACGGCGGCCTTCTGCAGATCCTGGCTGTGAAAATGGGAGAGACCCATCTTTTCATTGGTAAGATTACATCTGCCGTTTCCGGTAGAGAGGATCTTCCGGCCCGGCAGGTCGTTGTGTTCCAGCAGGAAGATCTCACATGGATTCTTTTTTTCTTCTGCCGTTCTGGCTGCGGCGATGGCGGCAGTCATTCCGGCCGCTCCCGCCCCAATGATGGCGATCTTCTTCATATCCCATCCCCTCCTTTTGCCATACAGAACTTAGGATAAGGTGATAAGCCCTTCCCTTGCCAGATATTCCAGGGACATCAGGATGCCAAGCTTGGCGTGGGGCCAGGTAAGCCCTCCCTGGAAATATACGGCATAGGGCGGTTTGATGGGACCGTCCGCGGAAAGTTCAATGGAAGACCCCTGGACGAAAGCCCCTGCCGCCATGATCACGTCACTGTCATAGCCCGGCATGGCCCATGGTTCCGGCGTCACATAGGAATCCACCGGCGCCGCGGCCTGGATCCCCTTGCAGAAGGCGATAACACCTTCCGGAGTGCCGAGCTCCACTGCCTGGATGATATCGTGACGGTCCTCCGAACCATTAGGGATCACCGGGAATCCCAGGCGCTCATAGAGGTTGGCCGCAAAGATGGCTCCTTTTAAGGCGCTGGCCGATACCACCGGCGCCAGGAACAATCCCTGATAGAAAGACTGCATCACCCCAAGGGAGGCTCCTACTTCCCGGCCAAGGCCCGGGGAGGTGAGCCGGTAGGCGCAGGCTTCGATCAGATCCTCTCTTCCGGCGATATAGCCGCCGATGGGCGCAAGCCCGCCGCCGGGGTTCTTGATAAGGGAACCTACCACCAGATCCGCTCCCACATCGCTGGGTTCCCGCTCCTCTACAAATTCTCCGTAGCAGTTGTCCACCATACAGATCACATCCGGCTTGATCTTCTTCACAAAGGCGATCAGTTCCCCGATCTCTTCCACTGAGAAGCTGGGACGGGTCTGATAGCCCTTGGACCGCTGGATCGTCACCAGCTTTGTCTTTTCATTGATCTCCTTTTTGATGGCCTCATAGTCAAAGGTCCCGTCCGGCAGAAGGTCGGTCTGCCGGTAAGTGATCCCGTATTCTGCAAGAGACCCGTTGGAAGGCCGGATTCCGATCACTTCCTCCAGGGTGTCGTAAGGTTTCCCTGCCGGGGAATACAGCTCGTCTCCCGGCCGCAGGTTGGCTGCCAGGGCAATGGAAAGGGCGTGGGTGCCGCAGGTGATCTGAGGGCGCACCAGAGCGCTCTCTGTGTGGAAAAGAGAGGCATATACCCCTTCCAGGGTATCTCTTCCCTGATCGCTGTATCCGTAGCCGCTGGCATAGTTAAAACAGGCCTCGCAGACCCGGTTCTCCTGCATGGCATGGATCACCTTCAGCTGATTGTATTCCGCCATCTCATCAATGGCAGCAAACCGGTCTTTTAACTGTTTCTCCGTATCATCGGCAAAAGCCAGGACCTCTTCCCGGATCCCCAGCTGTCTGTATAATTGAGATGTCTGTAACATTTCTTGTCTTCCTTTCTACATGGCCTCCATGATCTTGGTCTTCATCTGGGCGCACTGCGCGTCAAACTGGGGATTCACCGGCGGGATCTCCAGCAGGATGTCCGCCGCCTCCCGGAACTTGCGCATATCGTAGAGAAGGGACGCCCGGTTCAGGTCGAAAAGCGCCCGCTCTCCTTTGGTGCGGATCAGGGGCTCTAAAGCCAGGAGCTCCTGATAGGTAGATTCGGTATTGTGGCTGTAGGAATACAGCTCCAGCAACGTATTCATTTTCTTTAAAAACTGGTTTTTTCGCAAGATGTTTCGCAGCATGATACTCCCTCCCATTCATGCAGGATCTTCTGCAAGATCCTCTGCTTATCGTAATCATAGTCCTTCTGGTTGATCCAGATCACGTCCCGCTCCCGCTTGAACCAGGTGATCTGGCGCTTGGCAAAATGCCGGGTGTCCCTCTTGATCCGGTAGACCGCTTCCTCCAGCGTACAGTCTCCCTCCAGGTAGTCCAGGATCTCCTTGTATCCCAGCCCCTGCATGGACACCAGTTCTTTTGTATACCCCTTATCTCTTAATCTGCGGACTTCCTCTTCCAGTCCTGCTTCCATCATCTCATCCACCCGCCGGTCAATCCGTTCATAGAGACGACTTCTCTCGTCGGTAAGGACAAAGTAGGCGGATTGATAGACAGACTCCTTCTGCCGCTCCTTCTCATTGTGCCGGGAGATGGGTTCCCCGTTTTCCTGGTAGAATTCCAGGGCCCGGATCACCCGCTTTACATTATTGGGGTGGATCTTTTCGGCGGATTCGGGATCCACCTTGCGGAGACGCTCATGGAGCACTTCTCCCCCCTGCTCTCTGGCAATGGCCTCCAGCTCATGGCGGAAGTTCTCCTCCTCATGCCGGGAGAAATCAATATCATAGAGAAGCGCCTGGATATAAAACCCGGTGCCACCCACAACAATGGGAATGTGGCCTGCGGCGCAGATCTTTTCAATGGCCTCTTTGGCCATCTCCTGAAACCGCACCACATGGAACTCTTCCGCCGGATCAAGCACATCGATAAGATGGTGGGGGATGCCCTGCATGTCCTCTGGCCGGATCTTGGCGGTGCCAATGTCCATCTGCCGATATACCTGCATGGAATCCGCGGAAATGATCTCCCCGCCCACTGCACGGGCAAGCATAAGGGACAGTTCCGTTTTTCCTGCCGCGGTGGGGCCGGTAAGGATGATCAGTGGTTTCTTTGTACTCATAATCTATACAATCCTTTTGAATTTCTTTTCCAGTTCCCGTTTGGACATGGCGATGATGGTTGGCCTGCCGTGGGGACAGTGGTAGGGATTCTCTAACGTGAGAAGCTCTCCGATAAGGGCGTCCGCCTCCTGGGCGGTAAGACGCATATTCCCTTTTACCGCCGCCTTGCAGGACATGGAGGCGATCTTCTCGTCGATCAGATCCGAGGAATGATTCCGGGTAATCTCATCAGAGAGACTGTCCAGCATCTCCAGCAGCAGTTCCTTCTTGGCGATGTGGAAAAGATTCCCCGGCACTGCCCGCACCGCGTAGGATTCCTGCCCGAATTCCTCGAACTCGAAGCCGATCCTTGTGAAGCGGTCCATATATTTCTTCAGAAGATCACTCTCCTGCATGGTCAGGTTAAGGATAATGGGCGGGCTGATCATCTGAGAGGTAAACTCCCGGGTTTTCATGCTTTGCAGGGTTTTCTCGTAAAGCACCCGCTCATGGGCGGCATGCTGGTCGATGATATACATCCGGTCCTCCTGCTGAACGATCCAGTATGTGTCAAACACCTGGCCCACCAGCTGATAATCCGGCCGGTTCTCCCCTTTCAGAAGATTCCCTTCGAAAAGCTCCATCTGCCGGGGCTCTTTTACAGGATCAGAAGCTGGCTGCTTCTTTGGATCATCTGATCCGGATTTTACCGCATAGGCCGCCGCTTCCCGGATCCGGTCCATCTGACGCTTCGGCTTGAAGATCTCGCCCTGCTCTTTCACCTCTGCCGCAGAATTCTGCTCATGATAAGAGCGGACCCGCTTTTTCATCTCTTCCATGAAGTAGTCAAGATCCCGCTCTCTGGGCGGCTCTTTTGCTTCCGTCGCAGGCTTTTGGGGAGCCGGGACGGATGTCTCAAAGGAAACGCCCCTTGGAACAGGTTTCTCCGGGATCTTTGCCGGCTCTTCCAGCTTCACATCCGGGATCAGTTCTTTCTTATGCAGGGTCTGATCCACCGCAGCGAACACCGCGTTGTAGACCTCCTGCTGGTTGCTAAACCGCAGTTCCATCTTGGCAGGATGGACATTTACATCCACCGCCGTGCCGTCGATGGCGATGTGGAGCACCACAAAGGGATACTTGTGCTGCATGGAGAAATCCTTGTAAGCGTCCTCAATGGCCTTGTAGACCACCTGATTTTTGATATATCTTCCGTTGATAAAATAGGTCTCAAAGTTCCGGTTCCCTCTGGAGATCAGAGGCGCTCCCAGATATCCGGTGATGTGGATCCCCTTTTCCTCATGGTCTACCTCCAGAAGGTTGGCAGCGATCTCCCGCCCGTAGACATGGTAGATCACATCCTTCAGGTTTCCGTTGCCGGAGGTGTGGAGCCTGGACTGGCCGTTATTGATAAACTGGAAAGAGATCTCCGGGTGGGACAGAGCCAGCCTGGTCATAAGGTCGCTGACATGGCCTGCCTCTGTCATCGGCGTCTTCAGGAATTTACGCCGGGCCGGGGTGTTGTAGAAAAGCTGGCGCACCAGGAAGGTGGTGCCGTCTCTGGCCCCGGTATCCTCCATGCTCTCTTCCTTTCCTCCCGAGATCCGGTAGACGGTGCCGAATGTCTCCGCCTCTGTCTTGGTGATCAGTTCCACCTGGGACACTGCCGCAATGCTGGAGAGAGCTTCTCCCCGGAACCCCAGGGAAGCAATGCTGGTAAGATCCTCCGCTGTGCGGATCTTGCTGGTGGAATGGCGCAGAAAAGCAGAAGGCACCTGGGATTTCTCAATTCCGCTGCCGTTGTCGGCAATACGGATGTAAGAGATCCCGCCTTCTTTGATCTCTGCCGTCACCGCCGTGGCGCCTGCGTCGATGGAATTCTCCACCAGTTCCTTCACAATGGAGGCCGGGCGCTCGATCACCTCGCCGGCGGCGATCTTATCTATGGTTATCTGATCCAGTACTTGAATCTTGTTCATATGCTACCACCTGTTCTTCAATTTGTTCTGAAGCTGATACAGTGTATTCAAGGCGTCTATAGGCGTCAGGTTCCCCAGATCCAGCTCCTTGATCTCCTGGATGATGTCGTCGTCTTTTACCGTGTCGAAAAGAGACATCTGGGCCAGGTCCACCTCGTCGTATTTCTTCGTCTTGATCTTCGGCTCATGGCCGTGGACGGCGATATCTTTGATCCGGGTGGTGATGTCCGCGTGGACCAGCTCCTCCACGATCTCTTTCGCCCGGTTGATCACACAGTCCGGAACTCCTGCCAGACGGGCCACCTGGATGCCGTAGCTCTTGTCCGCGCCGCCTTTTACAATCTTACGGAGGAAAATGATATCGTCCCCCTTCTCCTTCACGGCGATGCAGTAGTTGTTTACATTATCGATCTTGCCTTCCAGTTCGGTAAGCTCATGATAATGGGTGGCAAAAAGAGTCTTTGCTCCCAGAAGCCTGCTGTCGCTGATATGCTCGATCACCGCCCAGGCGATGCTCAGTCCGTCAAAGGTGCTGGTGCCCCGTCCGATCTCATCCAGGATCAGAAGGCTTTTGCTGGTGGCGTTTCTTAAGATATTAGCCACCTCCGTCATCTCCACCATAAAGGTACTCTGACCGGAGGCCAGGTCGTCGGATGCGCCCACCCGGGTGAAGATCCGGTCCACCAGGCCGATATTAGCCTTGGAAGCCGGCACGAAGGATCCGATCTGGGCCATCAGGACAATAAGGGCCGTCTGCCGCATATAAGTAGATTTTCCGGCCATGTTTGGACCGGTGATGATGGAGATCCGTTT
This window of the Massilistercora timonensis genome carries:
- a CDS encoding DUF4321 domain-containing protein; the protein is MKVTKGKNSWALFLLVLAGMVLGGFISVLAEGVPALGWLSYGQSFGLDEPVVLNLGLLVLTFGLKVKITIASILGVVVAAVIYRFL
- a CDS encoding FAD-dependent protein; the encoded protein is MIQIQQIKLKIPHKETDVKKKFCKILHIPEKRVRAFRILKRSLDARRKPELFYVYTAEAEVEGEKALRKHFQKNGQITFRAPLPDYAYQVTGTEKLSHRPVIVGTGPAGLFCGYALARMGYRPILLERGAPVEERKKDVEEFWRTGALCPESNVQFGEGGAGTFSDGKLNTLVHDPDGRGREVLRLFASHGAPEEILYDSKPHVGTDKLIQVVRSLREEIQDLGGEFRFYTKMTGILTREEGESGRHVQAVEMEAVNKPGEKEILKTDLLILAIGHSARDTFAMLESQRFPMEAKSFAVGVRVQHPQAMIDASQYGECAKPETVRALPAAAYKLTANLDNGRGGYTFCMCPGGYVVNASSEPGHLAVNGMSYSGRSGENANSAVIVTVHPEDYPGEGPLAGVAFQRALEEAAWKAGEGRIPVQRFQDYCRNQPSKGPGEICPQMKGDYAWTNIRPIFPAVIGDSIEEAMVSFDRKIPGFAGADVVLAGVESRTSSPVRILRDKTLLESAVGGVYPCGEGAGYAGGITSAAMDGLKVAAAIGQSYEPFDKSLKV
- a CDS encoding aspartate ammonia-lyase, producing the protein MDKRTDYRTEKDSIGEKKVPEDVYYGVQSLRAAENFHITGLNMHPEIINSLAYIKKAAAITNCEIGILDKDRATAIVQACDEIIEGKFHKDFIVDPIQGGAGTSLNMNANEVIANRAIEILGGKKGDYSVVNPNDHVNCGQSTNDVIPTAGKMTSLRLLKVLKEELLRLHKTFAQKAEEFDHVIKIGRTQMQDAVPIRLGQEFHAYSVAVLRDINRMDKAMDEMRSLNMGGTAIGTGINADKAYLNRIVPNLVEVSGMDFVQAFDLIDATQNLDPFVAVSGAIKACAVTLSKIANDLRLMSSGPRAGFGEINLPPKQNGSSIMPGKVNPVIPEVVNQVAFNVIGNDITITMAAEAGQLELNAFEPIIFYCMFQSIDTLAYAVRTFVDNCVSGITANEERCEELAENSIGLITALSPHVGYQKAADIAKKALKTGKSVRSLILEEDLMSKEELDCILNPVNMTEPGISGKNFLGKS
- a CDS encoding aminoacetone oxidase family FAD-binding enzyme, which encodes MKKIAIIGAGAAGMTAAIAAARTAEEKKNPCEIFLLEHNDLPGRKILSTGNGRCNLTNEKMGLSHFHSQDLQKAAVVLNAFGLEETLSFFHGLGLQTKSRNGYIYPQSDQAAAVRILMELELKRRRIQVHSGIHVDEIQKAEDGFVIRGSGKQFLADRVILATGGKAAAALGSDGSGYELARSLGHSLLPVVPALVQLKAKPHPLSKASGVRVEGKVTAICGGREMAGDQGELQITSYGISGIPVFQISRHIALALAQGEPAQVVVDLVPWMEEEKFCSFLKKRAEGREAVAAGDFLIGIFPEKLIPALLSIARIKKDLPVGELEPDAFPRFARICKSVFLKISDTNGFDNAQVCAGGIPLTEINETTMESRCVNGLYLAGEILDVDGECGGYNLQWAWSSGYLAGMHAAQL
- a CDS encoding methionine gamma-lyase family protein; protein product: MLQTSQLYRQLGIREEVLAFADDTEKQLKDRFAAIDEMAEYNQLKVIHAMQENRVCEACFNYASGYGYSDQGRDTLEGVYASLFHTESALVRPQITCGTHALSIALAANLRPGDELYSPAGKPYDTLEEVIGIRPSNGSLAEYGITYRQTDLLPDGTFDYEAIKKEINEKTKLVTIQRSKGYQTRPSFSVEEIGELIAFVKKIKPDVICMVDNCYGEFVEEREPSDVGADLVVGSLIKNPGGGLAPIGGYIAGREDLIEACAYRLTSPGLGREVGASLGVMQSFYQGLFLAPVVSASALKGAIFAANLYERLGFPVIPNGSEDRHDIIQAVELGTPEGVIAFCKGIQAAAPVDSYVTPEPWAMPGYDSDVIMAAGAFVQGSSIELSADGPIKPPYAVYFQGGLTWPHAKLGILMSLEYLAREGLITLS
- the miaA gene encoding tRNA (adenosine(37)-N6)-dimethylallyltransferase MiaA; translation: MSTKKPLIILTGPTAAGKTELSLMLARAVGGEIISADSMQVYRQMDIGTAKIRPEDMQGIPHHLIDVLDPAEEFHVVRFQEMAKEAIEKICAAGHIPIVVGGTGFYIQALLYDIDFSRHEEENFRHELEAIAREQGGEVLHERLRKVDPESAEKIHPNNVKRVIRALEFYQENGEPISRHNEKERQKESVYQSAYFVLTDERSRLYERIDRRVDEMMEAGLEEEVRRLRDKGYTKELVSMQGLGYKEILDYLEGDCTLEEAVYRIKRDTRHFAKRQITWFKRERDVIWINQKDYDYDKQRILQKILHEWEGVSCCETSCEKTSF
- the mutL gene encoding DNA mismatch repair endonuclease MutL; protein product: MNKIQVLDQITIDKIAAGEVIERPASIVKELVENSIDAGATAVTAEIKEGGISYIRIADNGSGIEKSQVPSAFLRHSTSKIRTAEDLTSIASLGFRGEALSSIAAVSQVELITKTEAETFGTVYRISGGKEESMEDTGARDGTTFLVRQLFYNTPARRKFLKTPMTEAGHVSDLMTRLALSHPEISFQFINNGQSRLHTSGNGNLKDVIYHVYGREIAANLLEVDHEEKGIHITGYLGAPLISRGNRNFETYFINGRYIKNQVVYKAIEDAYKDFSMQHKYPFVVLHIAIDGTAVDVNVHPAKMELRFSNQQEVYNAVFAAVDQTLHKKELIPDVKLEEPAKIPEKPVPRGVSFETSVPAPQKPATEAKEPPRERDLDYFMEEMKKRVRSYHEQNSAAEVKEQGEIFKPKRQMDRIREAAAYAVKSGSDDPKKQPASDPVKEPRQMELFEGNLLKGENRPDYQLVGQVFDTYWIVQQEDRMYIIDQHAAHERVLYEKTLQSMKTREFTSQMISPPIILNLTMQESDLLKKYMDRFTRIGFEFEEFGQESYAVRAVPGNLFHIAKKELLLEMLDSLSDEITRNHSSDLIDEKIASMSCKAAVKGNMRLTAQEADALIGELLTLENPYHCPHGRPTIIAMSKRELEKKFKRIV